From one Henningerozyma blattae CBS 6284 chromosome 1, complete genome genomic stretch:
- the ESF1 gene encoding pre-rRNA-processing protein ESF1 (similar to Saccharomyces cerevisiae ESF1 (YDR365C); ancestral locus Anc_5.430): protein MSERKPKEDARFAGVFTDPKFRRSKKDSLKVKLDNRFSKKDLQVNYKSKVDRYGRKIIDRNEKDKKDFDKYYTKDEDEENKDEEQDKSDQEEESEEEDVDEKADDDEDVLAELARLDRARGDVPSDYVSSSDDYSSSESESSGESEVDSDEESDAEIESAKPETGDPSKTVAVVNLDWDHVKSTDLMITFSGFIPKGGKINKIAIYPSEFGKERMQREEIEGPPKELFKKKNKKGKKSTAEDNEDDVSDVDINDLYEEGDADKNIDSKSLRQYQLERLRYYYAVVYCNNIGTAESIYKNCDGTEYESTANVFDIRYVPDEMTFDDTPRDECDQLPKNYKPLQFSTDALQHSNVKLTWDETPADRVEISKRAFSQKEIDEMDFKAYLASDSDESESELNNDSKNKLKSLVGGGAFGNVFGKDTEYDLDGSDDEDGVDMEITFTPGLDEKKEASDNETKKEESTIEKLQRKEKERRKLRKQKVKDLKEKSVQERKEKLNSNRNRNKKNNNELLKDEKEKQDKSKAELELLMMDEDDRISGVNNKAHFNMNEILRSEKEKGKKSKYQDKNKIVQDEFKPNLNDSRFDEIFEDHAFAIDPTQPEFKQTSAMKEILNERTKRASKKQNKDKDNKKRKNTNEDKSDISNIVNKLKKKIKNKRNNF from the coding sequence ATGTCAGAAAGAAAACCAAAAGAAGATGCCAGATTTGCTGGTGTATTTACCGATCCAAAATTCAGAAGAAGTAAAAAGGATTCATTAAAGGTAAAGCTAGATAATAGATTTAGTAAAAAAGATTTACAAGTCAATTATAAATCTAAAGTGGATAGATATGgtagaaaaataatagatagAAACGAAAAAGATAAGAAGGactttgataaatattatacaaaaGATGAGGACGAAGAAAATAAGGATGAAGAGCAAGACAAATCTGatcaagaagaagaatctGAGGAGGAGGACGTTGATGAGAAAgctgatgatgatgaggaCGTTTTAGCAGAATTAGCAAGATTAGATCGTGCCCGTGGTGATGTTCCAAGTGATTATGTCAGTTCTTCAGATGATTATAGTTCCTCTGAATCTGAAAGCTCTGGCGAGAGTGAAGTTGATAGTGACGAAGAATCGGATGCGGAAATTGAATCAGCAAAACCAGAAACTGGTGACCCATCTAAAACTGTTGCAGTTGTGAATTTGGATTGGGATCACGTTAAATCTACTGATTTGATGATCACTTTTTCAGGGTTCATTCCAAAAGGtggtaaaattaataaaattgctATTTATCCAAGTGAATTTGGTAAAGAAAGGATGCAGagagaagaaattgaaggTCCTCCAAAAGAACTtttcaagaaaaagaataaaaaggGTAAAAAGTCTACCGCTGAggataatgaagatgacGTTTCTGATGTAGATATCAATGACTTGTATGAAGAAGGTGACGCcgataaaaatatagattCAAAATCTTTACGTCAATATCAGTTGGAAAGattaagatattattatgcCGTTGTCTACTGTAACAATATTGGAACTGCTGAATCTATTTATAAAAACTGCGATGGTACTGAATATGAATCAACTGCAAATGTTTTTGATATTAGATATGTACCTGATGAAATGACTTTTGATGATACTCCAAGAGATGAATGTGATCAATTACCAAAAAACTATAAACCATTGCAATTTAGTACAGATGCTCTACAACATTCAAATGTTAAATTAACTTGGGATGAAACTCCGGCTGATAGAGttgaaatatcaaaaagAGCTTTTAGTCAGAAGGAGATTGATGAAATGGATTTTAAAGCTTATTTAGCTTCTGATAGTGATGAATCTGAAtctgaattaaataatgattctaaaaataaattgaagtCATTAGTTGGTGGTGGTGCATTTGGTAATGTCTTTGGGAAAGATACTGAATATGATCTTGATGGaagtgatgatgaagatggtGTTGATATGGAAATCACTTTTACTCCAGGTCTTGACGAAAAGAAGGAAGCATCAGATAATGAAACTaagaaagaagaaagtacaattgaaaaattacaacGTAAAGAAAAGGAACGTCGTAAATTGAGAAAACAAAAGGTTaaagatttgaaagaaaaaagcGTTCAAGAAAGaaaggaaaaattaaattcaaatagaaatagaaataaaaagaataataatgaattattaaaggatgaaaaggaaaaacaAGATAAGTCCAAGgcagaattagaattattgatgatggatgaagatgatagGATAAGTGgtgttaataataaagcaCATTTCAATATGAATGAGATTTTGAGATcagaaaaggaaaaaggtaaaaaatcaaaataccaagataaaaataagattGTCCAAGATGAATTTAAACCTAATTTGAACGATTCCAGatttgatgaaatttttgaagaCCATGCTTTCGCAATTGATCCAACACAACCAGAATTTAAACAAACTAGTGCAATGAAAgagattttaaatgaaCGTACTAAGCGTGCTTcgaaaaaacaaaataaggataaagataataagaaaagaaaaaatactaatgaGGACAAATCtgatatttctaatatcgtaaataaattaaagaaaaaaataaaaaacaaaagaaataatttttag
- the TBLA0A06570 gene encoding uncharacterized protein (similar to Saccharomyces cerevisiae GGA1 (YDR358W) and GGA2 (YHR108W); ancestral locus Anc_5.416), producing the protein MSISLSDNPPRRRHHHHSSKSPLLRKIVKACRSSLPEPDLVLNLDVADYINDKQGANARDAVMAIGKLINNQDHQTAILALSLLDVLVKNCGYPIHLQISRKDFLNLMVQKFPEFPPSQLNLVQHFILKTLEEWYQTLCKHTTYKDDLLNIQDMHSLLYSKGYTFPTVTEVELSVLTPNKTLMTQSEIAKEQEIAQGAKLDELIRSGKPEDLRKANKLMKVMAGFKLDNLKNAQQEIINELSNLKIKIELFDDMINNILNQPRDDWEFDTLIELYGEMKSTRPKLQRLIEEQDSKEMIEQIKPFDIQIGKLISKYDYLKLNDLSNAKAIVIDQLDSPKLIPLDEFDMSNTNPDFKTSYDSNQPPSPVREEQEEINLLDFGDDDMGFTNNTDTITNTDKNNSKTNNSEDLLADLLGDFEDIKLTPATTNQRISLDTSPPVQPTNILNESKFLKINYIIERNSSNQLSIKFTFTNLSTSNITNLTFLLAVPKRLALTLKPQTNDSLTPLLKDGIQQIAIINNIIEDESKPLKLKWKVNYSLDGTPQEETNVYKFPVF; encoded by the coding sequence ATGTCAATCAGTCTTTCAGATAACCCTCCTCGTCgtcgtcatcatcatcattctTCGAAAAGTCCTTTGTTAAGAAAAATCGTTAAAGCTTGTCGTTCTTCTTTACCTGAACCAGATTTGGTTTTGAATTTAGATGTAGCAGATTATATTAATGACAAACAGGGGGCTAATGCTAGAGACGCGGTCATGGCCATTGgcaaattaattaataatcaagATCATCAGACTGCAATCCTAGCGTTATCTCTATTAGATGTTTTAGTTAAAAATTGTGGTTATCCAATTCATTTACAAATTTCAAGAAAggattttttaaatctaatGGTTCAAAAATTCCCTGAATTCCCACCTtctcaattaaatttagtTCAACATTTCATTTTAAAGACTTTAGAAGAATGGTATCAGACTTTATGTAAGCATACCACTTATaaagatgatttattaaatattcaagataTGCATTCgttattatattcaaaagGTTATACTTTCCCAACTGTCACTGAAGTAGAATTATCTGTATTAACTCCGAATAAGACTTTAATGACTCAAAGTGAAATTGCTAAGGAACAAGAAATTGCTCAGGGGGCAAaattagatgaattaattaGATCAGGAAAACCTGAAGATTTAAGAAAGgctaataaattaatgaaagTTATGGCCGGTTtcaaattagataatttgaaaaatgctcaacaagaaattattaatgaattatcgaatttaaagataaaaatagaattattcGATGAtatgattaataatattttaaatcaacCTCGTGATGATTGGGAATTTGATACTTTAATTGAACTATATGGAGAAATGAAATCAACAAGACCAAAATTACAAAGATTGATCGAGGAACAAGATTCGAAGGAAATGATTGAACAAATTAAACCGTTTGATATtcaaattggaaaattgATTTCTAAgtatgattatttaaaattaaatgatttatcaAATGCAAAGGCAATTGTCATTGATCAATTAGATTCTCCAAAATTAATACCTTTAGATGAATTCGATATGAGTAATACTAACCCTGATTTCAAGACTTCATATGATAGTAACCAACCTCCTTCTCCTGTAAGAgaagaacaagaagaaatcaatttattagattttggtgatgatgatatgggatttacaaataatactgATACAATCACAAATACcgataaaaataattccaaaACTAACAACTCAGAAGACTTGTTAGCAGATTTATTGGGTGATTTCGAAGATATTAAACTAACTCCGGCAACTACAAATCAAAGAATTTCACTGGATACCTCTCCACCAGTTCAACCcactaatattttaaatgaatctaaattcttaaagattaattatataatagaaAGAAACAGCTCCAATCaactttcaataaaatttacaTTTACGAACTTATCCACTTCAAATATTACTAATTTAACTTTCTTATTAGCCGTACCCAAAAGATTGGCATTGACTTTAAAGCCACAAACTAATGATTCTTTAACTCCACTCTTAAAAGATGGAATTCAGCAGATTgccattattaataatattatagaaGATGAATCAAAAcctttaaaattgaaatggAAGGTAAATTATAGCCTAGATGGAACTCCTCAAGAAGAAACTAATGTTTATAAATTCCCTGTTTtttaa
- the TFC6 gene encoding transcription factor TFIIIC subunit TFC6 (similar to Saccharomyces cerevisiae TFC6 (YDR362C); ancestral locus Anc_5.422) has product MLPVKKRRGRPPKSKNIANSSVAVNNANENIIENTSNNPVANDMLNLVATAVDKASKSTKRPKRSNSKKSIDQYFRTTPSFDILGNDEATSIPVSQSASNIPGVDTTHEIVTDDNENDEDFVIIEDYVDDDKDYIANEEEDVAMELEDNNDDTDYTNELGDDANYDDNDIQTEKKPKRKNASTKEKSTSAKRPYKKRTKKEIAPTPIPISTPDSTLEKKGRIIRALKDLSSARDKIERMYGLNRDKLLNLAKIKEGFETSLFDFPSSNIQKDSRFYVECIPPCAQEDITNVLINDDTKKTQYHEITDEIYRDLFHSRVEPVSVEIGDVSYDLQTDDLAQFPIFPIEPRTGFLYNIGGMVTDMVWLHQKIDNEQQYLAVSTSQYFDKPLDNHLRMFHGQSHVSTISIFRLNIKTLEFIKLYTVINPYGEAWNLKWHEGYNNPSNLGLLGFVCQDGSVKFLEIPNITDSMNTSNNNGNKNGKIIFCESPSISMSLPNTLITCFDFLSPTTIICGFKNGYIAEYDLRDPQIPSYYKQIHDSYIINIVAAYSEFEPLVVSTVSVDGYLYLFDPRSIFTTKTTVTRFRGSNTIPITYIPQLYTLLHSDGANSLKSVPPRTVFAVHPVSLMESTITSISGSRLHPLSLTSTADGMLIIDNITRRYLTTIKNTSSTHKSLRLWKWDYSSKQNKYRLDFNYTKYQLNVNDVSKIHLDPQGINICCVKWNETNIAGKFYAFANSAGILTVERLGEE; this is encoded by the coding sequence ATGCTTCCTGTAAAGAAAAGAAGAGGCCGCCCaccaaaatcaaaaaacaTAGCTAATAGCTCCGTAGCTGTCAACAATGCGAATGAAAACATAATTGAAAACACATCAAATAATCCTGTGGCAAATGATATGTTAAATTTAGTAGCAACAGCGGTCGATAAGGCCTCAAAATCTACAAAGCGCCCTAAGAGATCTAATTCCAAAAAATCTATTGATCAATACTTTAGAACTACCCCATCATTTGACATCCTAGGCAATGATGAAGCCACTTCCATTCCAGTTTCACAATCAGCTTCAAATATACCAGGTGTAGATACGACACATGAGATAGTTAcagatgataatgaaaacgATGAGGATTTCGTAATAATTGAGGATTATGTAGATGATGATAAGGATTATATTgctaatgaagaagaagatgttGCAATGGAATTagaagataataatgacGATACGGACTATACAAATGAGCTAGGAGATGATGCAAATTATGACGATAATGATATTCAAACTGAGAAAAAACCTAAGCGCAAAAATGCATctacaaaagaaaaatcaacTAGCGCTAAAAGACCATACAAGAAGCGTACCAAAAAGGAAATAGCACCAACACCTATTCCAATTTCCACTCCAGATTCTACACTAGAGAAGAAAGGACGTATTATAAGAGCATTGAAGGATTTATCGTCTGCAAGagataaaattgaaagaatgTATGGACTAAATCGAGACAAATTACTTAATTTAGCAAAGATTAAAGAAGGGTTTGAAACAAGCTTATTCGATTTTCCTTCGagtaatattcaaaaagatTCGAGATTTTATGTGGAATGTATTCCTCCATGTGCTCAAGAAGATATTACAAATGTTCtaattaatgatgatacaaaaaaaacacaatATCATGAGATTACTGATGAGATATATCGGGACCTATTCCATAGTAGAGTTGAACCTGTATCCGTAGAAATTGGTGATGTCAGTTATGACCTTCAAACTGATGATTTAGCTCAATTTCCTATTTTCCCAATTGAGCCAAGAACTGGGTTTCTTTATAATATTGGCGGTATGGTCACTGATATGGTTTGGTTACATCAAAAAATAGATAACGAACAGCAATACTTAGCTGTATCAACATCTCAGTACTTTGATAAACCTTTAGATAACCATTTACGTATGTTTCATGGCCAATCACATGTGTCtacaatttcaatatttcgACTGAATATCAAAACTTTGGAATTCATTAAGTTATACACGGTGATAAATCCTTATGGTGAAGCATGGAATCTGAAATGGCACGAAGGTTATAATAATCCTTCTAACCTAGGCTTATTAGGATTTGTGTGTCAAGATGGATCAGTAAAATTCTTGGAGATCCCGAATATCACAGACTCCATGAAtacatctaataataacggTAATAAGAATgggaaaattattttttgtgaATCTCCATCTATATCAATGTCATTACCTAATACATTAATTACTTgctttgattttttatcacCCACAACTATCATTTGTGGTTTCAAAAATGGTTATATTGCTGAATATGATTTAAGGGATCCTCAAATACCTTCATATTATAAACAAATCCATGATTCAtacattatcaatattgtTGCTGCTTATTCGGAATTTGAACCATTGGTAGTCAGCACAGTTTCTGTGGATGGATATCTCTATCTATTTGATCCAAGGTCAATTTTTACTACAAAGACTACTGTAACACGGTTCCGTGGTAGCAATACTATACCAATAACTTATATTCCTCAACTATACACACTACTTCATTCTGATGGAGCAAATTCGCTTAAATCCGTTCCACCTAGGACAGTGTTTGCAGTACATCCTGTGTCATTAATGGAATCAACTATTACATCAATAAGTGGTTCAAGACTGCATCCTCTATCGTTAACTAGTACTGCTGACGGTATGCTAATTATCGATAACATAACTAGAAGATATTTAACAACTATAAAGAATACATCAAGTACTCATAAATCATTGAGATTGTGGAAGTGGGACTATAGctcaaaacaaaataagTATAGGCTAGACTTTAATTATACCAAATACCAGTTGAATGTTAATGATGTCAGTAAAATTCACCTAGATCCTCAAGGTATAAATATATGCTGTGTGAAATGGaatgaaacaaatattGCGGGAAAGTTTTATGCTTTTGCCAATAGTGCAGGCATTCTTACTGTTGAACGTCTAGGTGAAGAATGA
- the RTC5 gene encoding Rtc5p (similar to Saccharomyces cerevisiae YOR118W; ancestral locus Anc_5.431) has translation MGQKYSSTETLPLPKNPNTLIKEIFTVSELITFQKRINRSLDDIISDKEIIKFSYIPDSKPHLQHLYLRFIRNLNKYPSNDNIITGYSYLKIITLLNKKRRNKMFPKIEWIKIIFMCLSDEEVQFPCWETTHDIHVLENDLIEFISLLLTLNMNCCTDYCLINQDLTFNDHDWDTYWRKSASCIVRDMKECNVEEFENVLLIVPNIFDCLKNLIEHSLYTKDQLKECPLGPSQFTKTKMNQAILCQILLSMRKRSMDISKLYIGRENGYSMRSFQSKVFKWKAPTILLITGKKIINDQEYSEKNNRYKSFLNSYPRLKDGKTTFQTPLHYTFAIYIEEPWKMTKGYFGGLHTKIIQLSPRQDVFTCTDPNAVYFHTQNGIGIGNEHMSSDNKYKPGNVSITIDSTLEFAVFRHSGPGVFKTGIIANQEIFEIRLHIQSVEVWGCGGAKELAEQKHEWEWEEREAQRRQHVSMHVTEDRALLELAGIIGERPV, from the coding sequence atgGGACAGAAATATTCTAGTACCGAAACTTTACCACTTCCCAAAAACCCAAATACACTTATTAAGGAAATCTTTACAGTTTCTGAATTAATAACATTTCAAAAACGTATCAATCGAAGTTTGGATGATATTATATCCGATAAAGAAAtcataaaattttcatatattcCTGATTCTAAGCCACATCTTCAGCACTTGTATCTTcgatttattagaaatttaaataaatatccttccaatgataatattataacgggatatagttatttaaaaatcatTACGTTGCTTAATAAAAAACGTCGAAATAAAATGTTTCCTAAAATAGAATGGATCAAGATTATATTTATGTGTTTAAGTGATGAAGAAGTACAATTCCCATGTTGGGAAACTACTCATGACATACATGTCTTggaaaatgatttaattgaatttattagcCTTCTCCTCACGCTTAACATGAATTGTTGTACTGATTATTGCTTAATCAATCAAGACTTGACTTTTAATGATCATGATTGGGATACTTATTGGCGTAAGAGCGCGTCATGCATTGTTAGAGATATGAAAGAATGTAATGTAGaggaatttgaaaatgtttTACTAATCGTACCgaatatatttgattgtttgaaaaatttaattgaacaTTCTTTGTACACAAAAgatcaattgaaagaatGCCCTTTGGGTCCTAGTCAGTTTACCAAAACGAAAATGAACCAGGCCATACTGTGCCAAATCTTATTAAGTATGCGTAAACGTAGTATGGATATATCCAAGCTTTATATTGGCCGAGAAAATGGTTATTCTATGAGATCTTTCCAATCCAAAGTATTCAAATGGAAGGCTCCtactattttattaattactggtaaaaaaatcattaatgaCCAAGAATAttcagaaaaaaataataggtATAAATCTTTTCTTAATTCCTATCCTCGATTAAAAGATGGTAAAACAACCTTCCAAACACCGTTACATTACACCTTTGCCATCTATATTGAAGAACCTTGGAAAATGACCAAGGGATATTTCGGCGGTCTTCATACCAAAATCATTCAATTATCACCAAGACAAGATGTATTTACGTGTACTGACCCAAACGCCGTATATTTCCACACACAAAACGGGATAGGGATTGGTAACGAACACATGAGTTCTGATAACAAATATAAACCAGGTAACGTCTCAATTACAATAGATAGCACCCTAGAATTTGCTGTATTTCGTCATTCGGGACCAGGTGTCTTCAAGACAGGCATAATCGCTAAccaagaaatatttgaaataagaTTACATATACAAAGTGTAGAAGTATGGGGGTGTGGTGGTGCCAAAGAACTTGCAGAACAGAAACATGAATGGGAATGGGAAGAAAGAGAAGCTCAAAGAAGACAGCACGTGAGTATGCACGTGACCGAAGATCGAGCATTACTGGAATTGGCTGGGATTATAGGTGAACGACCTGTTTAA
- the BCP1 gene encoding protein-transporting protein BCP1 (similar to Saccharomyces cerevisiae BCP1 (YDR361C); ancestral locus Anc_5.418), which translates to MAQAIKLSELTSRKRRVEETNNSEEESDINISSTDSEKEDEEAENGTKKEDDGEEIVNIDFDFFSGNPNVDFHALKNLMRQLFGAQESNRIQLSALADLILESPTTTIKTDGQESDPYCFLSFINYKENRKCDYVQYLKKIDNRLSTFFDTIDGNNNKTCALVMSERLINMPPEVVPPLYKITLEDVSNSLGDGKHYDFYIIVSRKYEVNFDMEEDDGESGSRSKKRVKQNEIDYFHEEDRFFEKHSKIHFQSEAKKGVIASYIMIDHEGLVKSIDEFEKEIASW; encoded by the coding sequence ATGGCGCAGGCTATTAAATTAAGTGAATTAACTTCTAGAAAAAGACGTGTGGAAGAGACTAATAATAGTGAAGAAGAATCTGATATCAATATCAGCAGTACTGACTCAGAAAAAGAGGATGAAGAAGCTGAAAATggaacaaaaaaagaagatgatgGTGAAGAAATCGTAAAcattgattttgattttttcagTGGTAACCCAAATGTTGATTTCCATGccttaaaaaatttaatgcGTCAATTATTTGGTGCTCAAGAAAGTAATAGAATTCAATTAAGTGCCCTTGCcgatttaattttagaatCTCCAACTACTACTATTAAAACTGATGGTCAAGAATCTGATCCTTATTGCTTCttatcatttattaattacaaAGAAAATCGCAAATGTGATTACgttcaatatttgaaaaaaattgataatagaTTATCAACGTTTTTTGATACAATtgatggtaataataataaaacatgTGCTTTAGTAATGAGTGAaagattaattaatatGCCACCTGAAGTTGTTCCACCATTATACAAAATTACATTGGAAGATGTCAGTAATTCATTAGGTGATGGTAAACATTATGATTTCTACATAATTGTTAGTAGAAAATACGAGGTCAATTTTGATAtggaagaagatgatggaGAAAGTGGTTCTAGATCCAAAAAAAGAGTTaaacaaaatgaaattgacTACTTCCACGAAGAAGATCGGTTCTTTGAAAAACATTCCAAGATCCATTTCCAATCTGAAGCTAAAAAGGGTGTTATTGCCAGTTATATCATGATTGATCATGAGGGTTTAGTTAAAAGTATTGATGAGTTTGAAAAGGAAATTGCATCTTGGTAA
- the TRP4 gene encoding anthranilate phosphoribosyltransferase (similar to Saccharomyces cerevisiae TRP4 (YDR354W); ancestral locus Anc_5.413) yields MTFNTRIIHYTKKLLVKPPTLTPPDLHDALILILDQLQIIANTTGNSIDNDLVNVSYIKIATFLTSLAVTGLDHKAQYIASAAKAILTKSHLVQLPTPSNNTTTTTSKVILDIVGTGGDGQNTFNVSTSSAIVASGIPGIKICKHGGKATTSNSGAGDMMNQLGLSNPLLVDSKFVPQIWDSNDFLFLLAPAFHDGMKLVAQLRKLMNIPTIFNILGPLLHPVNHINKRILGVYSRDLGLEFAKAAQIMYPDSETFVVWGHVGLDEVSPIGKTTIWHSKPGVEQIETFDVKPEMFGLKTHELLECASLGPKGNAAVLRGILSDDFNLTLLDSTKNNAIKDYILLNTSVLYCLAMGHRDWMKGVEVARESISSGLALKTLDHFIASTRS; encoded by the coding sequence ATGACGTTTAATACAAGGATTATTCATTATACGAAAAAACTGTTGGTTAAACCCCCCACTTTGACTCCACCAGACTTACATGATGCATTGATTTTGATCTTGGATCAATTACAAATCATTGCCAATACGACCGGAAATTCCATCGATAATGATCTCGTCAACGTTTCATATATCAAAATCGCAACTTTTTTAACTTCCTTAGCCGTCACGGGTTTGGACCATAAAGCACAATACATCGCATCTGCTGCAAAGGCTATCTTGACTAAATCTCATTTAGTACAATTGCCAACTCCCAGCAATAACACCACCACAACCACTTCAAAAGTTATCTTAGATATCGTGGGGACAGGAGGTGATGGTCAAAACACGTTTAACGTATCCACTTCATCTGCCATTGTAGCTTCTGGGATCCCAGGGATTAAAATCTGTAAGCACGGTGGTAAAGCCACTACTTCCAATTCAGGTGCTGGTGATATGATGAATCAATTAGGTTTATCCAATCCTTTATTAGTCGATTCCAAATTTGTTCCTCAAATTTGGGATTCTAACGATTTCTTGTTCCTATTGGCTCCTGCATTCCATGACGGTATGAAACTAGTTGCACAATTGagaaaattgatgaatatacctacaattttcaatatcttgGGCCCTCTACTGCATCCAGTAAATCATATCAATAAAAGAATCCTGGGTGTTTATTCCAGAGATTTAGGGTTGGAATTCGCCAAGGCAGCTCAAATCATGTACCCAGATAGTGAAACTTTTGTAGTTTGGGGTCATGTAGGTCTTGATGAAGTTTCACCCATTGGTAAAACTACCATCTGGCATTCAAAACCTGGTGTGGAACAAATAGAAACATTCGATGTTAAACCTGAAATGTTTGGTTTGAAAACTCACGAACTCTTGGAATGTGCATCGTTAGGTCCCAAGGGTAATGCCGCAGTGTTACGTGGAATACTTTCCGACGATTTCAACCTAACTTTACTAGATTCCACCAAAAATAACGCTATAAAGGATTATATACTATTGAACACTTCTGTGTTGTATTGTTTGGCCATGGGTCATAGAGATTGGATGAAAGGTGTAGAAGTCGCGAGGGAAAGTATTTCTTCAGGTTTAGCATTGAAAACTTTGGATCATTTCATTGCTTCAACGCGGTCGTAA
- the VID24 gene encoding glucose-induced degradation complex subunit VID24 (similar to Saccharomyces cerevisiae VID24 (YBR105C); ancestral locus Anc_3.353), whose translation MINESSKTALPNNTTSHLKCSQNKLKNPSSISSSYNSTYIDANDDVKDSMVLQTVEVDSILDLTRDARIASLRNNSGLYKLPSNDSIASFTNNNVSSPLTPSKSFIKANNHSFGKYMVQDYSPYNTSTPQTIQTPMIRSVRTNYLRPNMRFTGYQISGYKRYQVSILLKTVDLPSNNVTYDYSNPHLSGYLSIKGLTNQYPEITTFFESFVIDHVNLSFLSNTWNSYPNLKNFTSSISNDLDHWFNFTSFKNLVSQLNLPNQVSDLIDSSYVDKVLREKTLTYLDNRFIFMRWKEKFLVPDSEIDNIEGASFEGFYYIVHDQYTGNIKGFYYHKDAEKFQQLDLIPDFIDDKGGNEDYEFA comes from the coding sequence ATGATTAATGAATCATCAAAGACAGCCTTGCCCAATAACACAACCTCTCATTTGAAATGCTCtcaaaacaaattaaaaaacccatcatcaatatcatcTTCTTATAATTCCACGTATATCGATGCAAATGACGATGTTAAGGACTCTATGGTTTTACAAACTGTAGAAGTAGATTCTATACTCGATCTTACAAGAGATGCTCGTATTGCTTCCCTACGCAATAACTCTGGCTTATACAAATTACCTTCCAACGACTCCATTGCATCTTTCACAAATAATAACGTTTCTAGTCCTTTGACTCCAAGCAAATCATTTATAAAGGCAAATAACCATTCATTTGGTAAATACATGGTCCAAGATTATTCTCCTTATAACACATCGACTCCTCAAACGATACAAACTCCCATGATTCGTTCGGTAAgaacaaattatttaagaCCAAATATGAGATTCACAGGGTATCAAATATCAGGATATAAGAGATATCAAGTTTCCATTCTTCTAAAAACAGTAGATCTACCTTCTAATAACGTAACGTATGATTATTCAAACCCACATCTTTCAGGTTACCTTTCTATCAAGGGGTTGACCAACCAATACCCAGAAATCACTACATTTTTCGAAAGTTTTGTCATTGATCATGTCAATCTTTCGTTTCTATCAAATACTTGGAATAGTTAtccaaatttgaaaaatttcacaTCTTCTATATCAAATGATTTAGATCATTGGTTCAATTTtacttcttttaaaaatttggtttctcaattgaatttacCAAACCAAGTTTCTGATCTAATAGATTCTTCATACGTTGATAAAGTTTTGCGTGAAAAGACGTTGACTTATTTGGATAATAGATTTATCTTCATGAGATGGAAGGAAAAATTCCTAGTGCCAGATTCAGAGATAGATAACATAGAAGGTGCATCTTTTGAaggtttttattatatcgTCCATGATCAATATACAGGTAACATTAAGggattttattatcataaaGACGCAGAGAAATTCCAACAATTGGACTTGATTCCAGATTTCATCGACGACAAGGGCGGTAACGAAGATTACGAGTTTGCTTAA